From a region of the Leptospira venezuelensis genome:
- a CDS encoding M16 family metallopeptidase, with protein MVFLEEKNHKITLGNGLVVLFQRAPYSVSVSMGVYVKVGSRSETLENAGYCHFLEHMLFKDTEKRTAKQQAEDWERVGAYSNAATSREYTYFHATLASRDLELGLELLSEMMFQPLFRDQDIRTEAEVVLEEMKGYEDSPEDAIHDFYYNNLFSGNSLGRDIIGTEASIRGVTPSSLREFYETYYHPENMILSLSGNYEPEFVFDLISKYFSRSVKKGKEGTFETPKKGFGYFRKGNKETEQAYFILGGEGFPRNFHDATRLSLLTHVLGGGMSSRLFQKVREEKGLCYHITSYPSSYRDVGINSIVCSTSKERFAESLELILEELKLFVDKGVTSQELKDAKTNHEGSLSIGYEHTESRMNNIAFQELYYGKYNSLENRIKEIHSVTEEEINGTVRKIFALPELHLSVLAKLKPKEEQKIKSIFESYSY; from the coding sequence TTGGTTTTTCTAGAAGAAAAAAATCATAAAATAACATTGGGGAACGGACTTGTAGTCTTGTTCCAAAGAGCTCCTTATTCCGTAAGCGTGTCTATGGGGGTGTATGTAAAAGTGGGATCCAGGTCCGAGACTTTGGAGAACGCAGGTTACTGTCACTTCCTGGAGCATATGCTTTTCAAAGACACGGAAAAGCGTACTGCAAAACAACAAGCAGAGGATTGGGAAAGAGTAGGAGCTTACTCTAACGCAGCCACATCAAGAGAATACACTTACTTTCATGCAACATTAGCTTCCAGGGATCTGGAGCTTGGCTTGGAATTACTTTCAGAAATGATGTTCCAACCTTTGTTTCGGGACCAAGATATCAGAACAGAAGCGGAAGTTGTCTTGGAAGAAATGAAAGGTTATGAAGATTCTCCAGAAGATGCGATCCACGATTTTTATTATAATAATCTATTTTCAGGAAATTCTTTAGGAAGGGATATTATAGGGACAGAAGCCTCGATTAGAGGAGTGACTCCTTCTAGTCTTAGAGAATTTTACGAGACCTATTATCATCCGGAGAATATGATACTTTCCCTTTCTGGAAATTACGAACCAGAGTTTGTATTTGATCTGATTTCCAAATACTTCTCTCGTTCTGTTAAAAAGGGAAAAGAAGGTACATTCGAAACCCCTAAAAAAGGATTCGGGTATTTCCGCAAAGGAAATAAGGAAACGGAACAAGCCTATTTTATTTTAGGCGGAGAAGGTTTTCCTCGTAATTTTCACGATGCGACCAGGCTTTCTCTTCTTACGCATGTTTTAGGCGGGGGAATGTCTTCTCGTTTATTTCAAAAAGTTAGAGAAGAAAAAGGACTTTGTTATCATATTACAAGTTATCCTTCTTCGTATCGCGATGTAGGAATTAACTCAATCGTATGTTCTACTTCTAAAGAAAGATTTGCAGAAAGTTTGGAACTGATCTTAGAAGAACTAAAACTTTTTGTGGATAAGGGAGTAACTTCTCAAGAGTTGAAAGATGCCAAAACAAACCACGAGGGAAGTCTTTCCATAGGTTACGAGCATACTGAAAGTAGAATGAATAATATCGCATTCCAAGAGTTGTATTACGGAAAATATAATTCTTTAGAAAACAGGATAAAAGAGATCCATTCGGTAACTGAAGAAGAGATTAACGGGACCGTCCGAAAAATATTCGCACTTCCTGAATTACACCTTTCCGTTTTAGCAAAATTAAAACCGAAAGAAGAACAAAAAATAAAATCTATTTTCGAATCCTATTCTTACTAA
- the dut gene encoding dUTP diphosphatase, whose protein sequence is MKIPVKKLKEKALLPEIKTSGSAGYDIAACLESNLILPVGEVVLVPTGLSFAIPEGFHFEIRPRSGFSTKFKILIPNTPGTIDSDYRGELMVPLLNLGKEPYLLEDKTRIAQLLIRRTWHTDWELVNELPESERGAGGFGSTGF, encoded by the coding sequence ATGAAAATCCCAGTTAAAAAACTAAAAGAGAAGGCCCTCCTTCCTGAGATCAAAACTTCAGGTTCTGCAGGTTATGATATTGCTGCATGTTTGGAATCTAATTTGATATTACCCGTCGGAGAAGTCGTTTTAGTTCCAACAGGACTTTCTTTTGCAATCCCAGAAGGATTTCATTTCGAGATCAGACCTCGCTCTGGATTTTCCACGAAGTTTAAGATCCTAATTCCGAATACTCCAGGCACAATCGACTCTGATTATAGAGGGGAATTGATGGTGCCTCTTCTCAATCTAGGAAAAGAGCCTTATCTTTTAGAAGATAAAACCAGGATTGCTCAGCTGCTCATCCGCCGTACCTGGCATACCGACTGGGAATTGGTGAACGAACTTCCTGAATCCGAAAGAGGGGCAGGCGGCTTCGGTAGCACCGGTTTTTGA